In a genomic window of Phyllostomus discolor isolate MPI-MPIP mPhyDis1 chromosome 5, mPhyDis1.pri.v3, whole genome shotgun sequence:
- the MXRA8 gene encoding matrix remodeling-associated protein 8, which translates to MSWRVLRRGGGRAVFLERESRRERDKAGPAGPAAAGAMQPRPHVLLWKLLLLQSATVLLSSGPPGSVPAGSSVVSESAVSWPAGAPAVLRCQSPRMVWTQDRLHDRQRVVHWDLSGGPGGRPAHRLVDMYSAGEQRVYESRDRGRLLLPPSAFQDGNFSLLIRAVEETDEGLYTCNLHHHYCHLYESLAVRLQVAGDPREAGAHWDGEKEVLVVERGAPALLTCVNRAHVWTDRHLEEAQQVVHWDRQPPGVPHDRADRLLDLYASGERRAYGPPFLRDRVAVEEDAFARGDFSLRIAPLEPADEGTYSCHLHHHYCGLHERRVFHLKVTEPAPDPAPAPAPAEPPPRDSPGNGSSPGSVPAPDPTLGRGRSVINVIVPESRAHFFQQLGYVLATLLLFILLLITVVLATRHRRSGGYEYSPRKPRKSKRKDGNTAEFAVATGDQAFYRTEDIQLDYKNNILKERAELAHCPLPAKHIDLDKEFRKEYCK; encoded by the exons ATGTCATGGCGGGTGctgaggaggggcgggggccgggctgtTTTTCTGGAGAGGGAGAGCCGGAGGGAGCGAGACAAAGCGGGGCCGGCCGGGCCGGCTGCAGCAGGCGCCATGCAGCCGCGGCCCCACGTCCTGCTGTGGAAACTCCTGCTTCTGCAGA gtgccaCTGTGCTGCTCTCCTCAG GGCCACCTGGGTCGGTGCCCGCAGGCAGCTCCGTGGTGTCGGAGTCCGCAGTGAGCTGGCCGGCGGGGGCCCCGGCCGTGCTGCGCTGCCAGAGCCCGCGCATGGTCTGGACGCAAGACCGGCTGCACGACCGCCAGCGCGTGGTCCACTGGGACCTCAGCGGCGGCCCGGGCGGGCGCCCCGCGCACCGGCTGGTGGACATGTACTCGGCGGGGGAGCAGCGTGTGTACGAGTCGAGGGACCGCGGCCGCCTCCTGCTGCCGCCCTCCGCCTTCCAGGACGGCAACTTCTCGCTGCTCATCCGCG CGGTGGAGGAGACGGACGAGGGGCTCTACACCTGCAACCTGCACCACCACTACTGCCACCTCTACGAGAGCCTGGCCGTCCGCCTGCAGGTCGCCGGCGACC CCCGGGAAGCCGGTGCGCACTGGGACGGTGAGAAGGAGGTGCTGGTGGTGGAGCGCGGCGCGCCCGCGCTTCTGACGTGCGTGAACCGCGCGCACGTGTGGACCGACCGGCACCTGGAGGAGGCGCAGCAGGTGGTGCACTGGGACCGGCAGCCGCCCGGGGTCCCACACGACCGCGCCGACCGACTGCTCGACCTGTACGCGTCCGGCGAGCGCCGCGCCTACGGGCCGCCCTTCCTGCGCGACCGCGTGGCGGTGGAGGAAGACGCCTTCGCGCGCGGCGACTTCTCGCTGCGCATCGCCCCGCTGGAGCCGGCCGACGAGGGCACCTACTCCTGCCACCTGCACCACCACTACTGCGGCCTGCACGAGCGCCGCGTCTTCCACCTGAAAGTGACCGAGCCCGCCCcggaccccgcccccgcccccgcccccgccgagcCGCCCCCGCGGGACTCGCCGGGCAACGGCTCCAGCCCCGGCAGCGTCCCCGCGCCAG ATCCCACGCTGGGACGCGGCCGCAGCGTCATCAACGTCATCGTCCCCGAGAGCCGGGCCCACTTCTTCCAGCAGCTGGGCTACGTGCTGGCCACGCTGCTGCTCTTCATCCTGCTGCTCATCACCGTCGTCCTGGCCACGCGGCACCGCCGCAGCGGAG GTTATGAGTACTCGCCCAGGAAGCCGCGGAAGTCCAAGAG gaaAGACGGGAACACGGCGGAGTTTGCTGTGGCCACCGGGGACCAGGCTTTCTACAGGACAGAGGACATCCAACTAG ATTACAAAAACAACATCCTGAAGGAGAGGGCGGAGCTGGCTCACTGCCCTCTGCCCGCCAAGCACATCGACTTGGACAAAG AGTTCAGGAAGGAATACTGCAAGTAA